CAATATGGGTAGAACAGCCCACATTAGAACAGGGCAGCACAGCAGGAGTGCTTTAGAGCAGCATGCACAATGGAAACTTAGGGCTGCATCAAGAGGCTTGCGCCAGTGGGAGTAAGGGTTCAGGTAGATTCTAATTTGTGCTATAAGTGGCTTTGGGCCCTGAGATGTAGGTGGAGAGATAGGCAGAGGCCAGATCCATAGGACCTTAAAGGGCACAGAAGGGGGGGTGGATGTTATTCATGGTATATGGAAAGCCACTGCAAGGCTTTAAGCAGGGTTGTGATGTGATCCAATTCTATGTTATGACTACTCTGGCTACTGTGCAGGAATGGATTGGGAGGGCTAGGGTGGGCATAGAGAGCTCTTACAGCAAGAGATGATGTCAGCTTGGACTTGAAAGTTCTCTCCATGTATTGGAAATGCAAATGCATCTCAAGATTCTTTGGGAGTTTGAATCCACAGGCCTTTCGCTAGATTAAATGTTGATGGGGCAGTGGTGGTGAGGGAGCCCCACATGTTAGAATGACTCCCAGGTTTCTAGGGATCAGCTAAGTGAATAGAAGTGCCAGTTACTTTGATGGGGAAAAGTGGAAGAAGTGCAGTTTGGGGTGGGGTCAGGGGATCGATAGTTAACTTGGTTAATTATGGGTGGACATTTAAGTTGGAGATATCAAATAAGCAGTTGAGTAAACAAGTTAAGTTCTGGACTGGAGCTGTATTTTCTAGGTTCCTTGCACTAGGTTTGAGATTAAATAAACTCCAAATTGGAGCAAGGTGGGAATTAACTTTCACTGAGCATCTACTTTATGCTAAACAACCATTATATTACAGATGTTTCTGGCCTAAGTTTTATGCACATTTCCTTTCTCCAAGCCTGCCCAAGAACCCTCCTGGTTCGGCCCCACTGGGACCCAACTAGAGACCCACTAGGATAGGTTCTTTGCAGACATTCAGACTAACCATGAAATcaattcctccctccctctgagGTTTGCTGCACCTGGATCTGTGATCAAAGACTCCAGAGACCTGAAGATAAAGGGCAGCAAAAAGCAACTGGGGTGCTGAAAATGAGAACTTTTGACTCAAATTATATAGGTACAGCTCCACTCTCATTCAGTCTCTTTGGACACAACAGGCCCTGTCTCTTGGTCTTAATTTCAGTATCTGCCTGCttcattaaaaatactaaaaaattgaGATAAGCCTCTGAATCATCAGGAGAGCTTCCTAAATAATGCAGTGTGCCCTGCCATCAGAAATTATCATTCAGGCTGTCTGGGGTGTGGCTCAGGAGTCTGGATTGCAAGTGACCTTGGTGCTGGGCCAcagtggtccctggaccagaaacaAAGATTTGCAAAGTGGCGAGCTGCCAGTTTGCTCCAAATACCTGCCGCACTGATGTCTCTACCACTTAGATTATTGtggcagttttaaaatatagcatcAAATTTTTTGACACGCCTTCCATCAAGAGATGGGCTCTATGTCCCCTGCCTTCGATCTGGACAGGCTCATTATTGCTGCAATTGATAGAATACAGAGAAGGTGGCACTATGTGACTTCTGGAGCTAGATCAAAAAGGCCATGATATATTATTATAAGATAAGTACCAAAAAGAAACAGCCAATAAAGTTAGAACTTCATAATTCTAGGGAAGGAGAATGGGGGTTGGACCATGATAGGTACAGGGTTTTGATtcttataaaaatacaataaattactTTGTACTCTAAGGATGGATAGtttggtaaaaattaaaaatgcataaaggATGAAAACCATAGAACATGATGTCACACAGAGAAGACTGCTTGGTAATGATATTGGCTTGAATCTGTAACATTGATATGGCATACTTACCCTTATCTCCTGCAAGCAAATGcacatagaaaagaaaatgaaaagaacaccTATTCATAATTTTTCCCTTCACCTCAATGCActataagaaataaaagtcaataatcataaagaataataaaatatttttctttattaaaaaaaaaaaagaccatgatACTTTTGCCTGGTTCTCTGGAAACACTAGCTCTCTGGATGCCTCCTCCCAGGAGGTTTCCTCTCAGAAACTGGTACCATGATGTAAGAAGCCCAAGTGACACTGAGAGGCCACTTTAACAACTCCAGTCAAGCTCAGCCCGGAGTCATGTCAGCCCTGGCACCCAGACATGGGAATGAAGAAACCTCCAGATAATTCTAGCCCCTAATAAAGTCACCCAGCTGAGTCCTCATAGTACAGAGGCAATCCATGCCCTGTTCAAATTCCTGATCCCTGCAAGCTATACTCGGGATGAGAAGACCGTTGTTTTGTTTGAGGTGTATTATTACATAGGAACAGTAACTGGAATAGTTACTATTTCTCGAGAAAAATCCTTTCAAATGACAACACAATTACTCGGAAGAATAAACTCTCAGACAAACACACATGATCACTGCATCCAGCAGAGAGGAAAGCAGGAAAACTGACCCAGGAGCTGCTCTCTTGTTTAACTGACATAACACATCTTGGATATGGAGACACATAAGTTGTTTCCAGACAGCTGGAAGCAGAAAGACAGACACACCTCGAAGAGGGCATGGCTAAAAGAGAAAGCAGTGTATCAAAAGGACAGACTGGGGGGAACAGGCAAAATTCAGCCTCGTTTACTTGACAGTTGTGCTTAAAGCAGACTCTAAAATCCCTCAACTCTCTCATTAACTACAAAATTGTTCATGTATGCCAGTTTCCCAAAAGTACTTCCTAATGCTAAAAATTGCCTGGAGATCATATGGAAACAAGCGCCAAGGGTTAATTCTCACCACCAAGCAAGTTTGGGAAATGCTGAATTATGGAATTCTTTAATACAATACATAAAAATCAGTGTATGCAGCATCTTTCCCCCACAGGAGTCACAGTTCTACAATGAGAATGGGGTTGGAATACAGGTGTTTCATGTTTGTGAACAAAGTCACAGCCTTGACCCTGAGAATATAAATCCCGGGTAAACCCAGATTACAGTGATAGAGAGGCAGGAGCTGTAAATACTGGAATGAATTTATTAATCGGAATATACTACTTATAATaagcataaaagaaaatgtaatcacCTTCTATAAGGAATACTTAGTGGATATTTTAATTGCTAAAATATAAAGTCTTATTCAAGCTATAATTCAGTGCAAGTAGAAATGATGGGGTGCCATTTGCAAAGCAAGATATGGAAAGTAGACTTGCTGGGACTGAAAAAAGAATAGGGAACGTCACACTAAAAACCACGAATTAATTCTACTTTAATAACACTGGCATCCATATCGTTCCCAGCCTCACCACAACATAACCTCATTGTTTCCAGAAGTGATGTGAATCTCATTTCAGATATGTAAATGTAGGTTTCTTTTCAGTCATaaattcacaatgtgactggttATTACCCCCAAGTTCTGCATTATTAGATTTTCGTGATAGTGATGATAAGCCATGTCAGTTAGCAGTTTAGCAGTCGCCAAAACCCTAATTCCCATGGAGACTGATAGCACTCCAGGCCCATTTATACCTGTTCAATTTTATTCCTCCTGTTCCTTGAGACTCTTACATAGTCTCCAGAGCAAAATTGACATCTGTCTCTGATTCCAGGAATCTGCTGGTGGTGTGGTgggtaaaataaaatgtcagctgAAATAGTGTTTGCATGGATGGATACTGGGTTCCAGGCAATAAACAGGGAGTTCCTTCAACATACTAAGCTTAGAAGCATAGTATCACTCCTTAGACGGGTGTCTGTATATAAAGAACTCAGAGAGTACATTCACCGGCAGGAAGGAAGCTGTCACCTCCCTTAGGTCCATGTCCTCTCAGGCTGGTTTGACTTTCTGGTCAAGGAAAACTGGCTGCTCATTTCCTCTCTGTTCTCTCCCCCTGGCAGGGATGTCTCTTACACTAGCGTTTCTGCCCTGCCATCCAAAGGCCTGGAGCACCTGAAGGAGCTGATAGCAAGAAACACTTGGACTCTAAAGAAACTCCCACTCTCCTTGAGTTTCCTTCACCTCACTCGCGCTGATCTTTCTTACCCGAGCCACTGCTGTGCTTTTAAGAATCAGAAGAAAATCAGAGGGTAAGTGATAGAGGCATGAAATAAGCAGCAAAAGGCCTTGGTGGAAGTTGAATTAATTTCTGCCTTGGGGGAAGAAGCCTGTGGTGTGGATACCTGATGGAGATGAATCAGGGGCATCCATAAAAATCAGGAACTCCGTGGAGCACAATGACCCTGCAGGCTTGCTCACAGCAAATTACACTGATGATTCCGGGTCTCCAGCTGCAACACATACTATATATGCTACAACCATGAGGACACCCTTAACAAACAACACAATACTCCAACAACTGGGTTGCCCCATAGTCCAGGCCTTGCACATGTCATAAGTTACTGTTTACATGTACATGGGCTTGGGAGTCAGCTGGTTTGtactccagctctgccacttcctagctgtgttaTCCCAGCCTGgttacttaacctccctgagTCTTTGAGAATGAAGATTGTAAGGCTGCCATTCACAAGTGATTTGAGTTGATTAAATGATAAGATGAATAGAAAACACCTATCACTATCACAATGCCTGGAATATtataagttctcaataaatattagctatgatatatattatttctatatcAGGCTGCATGCAAGGGTGCAGAGGAGGGATGACATTCTTGCTCTCCTCTGCCTTCCCTGCCTGTTGCCTTATCCTACACTTTTGCTCCACTttaccctcccctccctgccgCTGGCTTATATCTCATGTGCTCTcctgttctcctattcatttgtCTCTTATTCACTCCCTATCAGCTTCTATGTAAGTATCTGGTTGACTTTCTGTACTCATAGTTCCAGTGGGAAGTACACTGGTATCTAGTTTGGGGAGCAGCAGCAAACAGGAAAATTGAGCAGCTGTGCCAAGAAGGCAAATATGGACAAGACACCTACAGAAAACAAGGAGTGCGGGAGGCGGCATGGTGACAGCAGACTCTATACTGATGCCACCACAGTGAATAGGACAGACAAGAGCCTCTTTGGGAGcaaaagaataaggaaatatCAGAGAGTGCTACCAAGGCAATAAACAGAAGGGTGAGGCAGTTTACTTAAGGAAATCAGGGAAAGCATCTCTGAGAAAGGGGCATTTGCATTTAGAGCTAAGTAATAAGCAGAGGCTGTCATGAGTTTTTTAGGCAAAGGAATCAGGGAGTTCCAAAGccccaaatagcaaaaataagaataaccAACTCTTAAATGGTGCTACCAACACTCAAGGTGCTGTTGTGAGAGCTTGAAAGAGATAAATTCATCTAAACCTTTAACAACCCCATATGAAATAGAGGCTTTCATCATCCTCTTTTACAAAACAAGATTTATAGACCTGCCCAAGGTAAAGCCACTAGTAAATAGTAGAGCCAGGTTCTAACCGAGGCAGACTGGCTCCGGAATCCAGGCGTTTTTATCACTGCTGCTCTCAAAATGGCTGCAGATCAGAATTAAGGCCAATATCACTGGATCGCCGTGGGCGGTGGGAGTGGAAGTCAGAGGAGATGATGATGGAGAAACAGACTTGACCAGATCATGTCAAATCTTGTAGACTCGTGTAGACCATAACAAGAAACTTGCATCTTTTTCTAAGTGTTTGGAGACACTGGTACGTTTTAAACAGGTGGTGACTCATTCCCATTGCCTTCCAGAATCCTCGAGTCCTTAATGTGCAACAAGAGCAGTATTCGGAGCCTGCGTCATAGAAAATCTGTGACTGCCTTGAATGGCCCCTTCTACCAGGACTATGGAGAGGAGCCAGGTGACAGCAGTGTTGGGGACAAGGAAAACTCCAAGTTCCAGGATACCCACAGCAACTCTCATTATTACATCTTCTTTGAAGAGCAAGAGGATGAGATCATTGGTTTTGGTCAGGAGCTCAAAAACCCACAGGAAGAGACCCTCCAGGCCTTTGATAGCCATTATGACTACACCGTGTGTGGCAGCAGTGAAGACATGGTGTGCACCCCCAAGTCTGATGAGTTCAACCCCTGTGAAGACATAATGGGCTACAAGTTCCTGAGAATTGTGGTGTGGTTTGTTAGTCTGTTGGCTCTCCTGGGCAACGTCTTTGTCTTACTTATCCTCCTCACCAGTCACTACAAACTGACCGTCCCGCGCTTTCTCATGTGCAACTTGGCCTTCGCGGACTTCTGCATGGGGATGTACCTGCTCCTTATTGCCTCCGTAGACCTCTACACTCACTCTGAGTACTACAACCATGCCATTGACTGGCAGACGGGCCCTGGGTGCAACACAGCTGGATTTTTCACCGTCTTTGCCAGCGAGCTGTCAGTGTACACACTGACGGTCATAACCCTGGAGCGCTGGCACGCCATCACCTTCGCCATGCGCCTGGACAGGAAGATCCGCCTCAGGCACGCGTACGCCATCATGGTAGGGGGCTGGGTTTCCTGCTTCCTGCTTGCCCTGCTCCCTGTGGTGGGAATAAGTAGTTACGCCAAGGTTAGCATCTGCCTGCCCATGGACACAGAAACTCCACTTGCTCTGGCCTACATTGTCCTTGTTCTGTTGCTCAACATAATTGCCTTCATCATCGTCTGCTGCTGTTACGTGAAGATCTACATCACGGTTCGCAATCCCCAGTATAACCCCGGGGACAAAGACACCAAAATTGCCAAGAGGATGGCTGTGCTGATCTTCACCGACTTCATGTGTATGGCCCCAATCTCGTTCTATGCTCTGTCGGCACTTCTGAACAAGCCTCTCATCACCGTTTCCAACTCCAAAATCTTACTGGTCCTCTTCTATCCACTTAATTCCTGTGCCAATCCATTCCTCTATGCTATTTTCACCAAGGCTTTCCAGAGGGATATGTTCATCCTGCTTAGCAAGTTTGGCTTCTGCAAACGCCAGGCTCAAGCCTACAGGGGCCAGAGAGCCTCTCCTAAGAACAGCACTGGTGGTCAGGGCCAAAAGGTCAGCCAGGACATGAGGCAACATCTCCCCAACATGCAAGATAACTATGAACTGCTTGAAAACTCCCATCTAACCCCAAGAAAGAAGGGTCATATCTCAGAGGGATACAAGCAAACAGTTTTGTGAGCAGCCCTACCCTATTGCAGTGACGATAGGAGGACTTACAGAATGCTGATTTCTTCGATATACATTCCAACCCCATGACACACACAATGCGCAACTGACATAGCATTTGCACAGGTAATGTTTCCTGGGGCAAAGATTCATCACTTGAGAGTACCTTGTGTTAACCTAATCATCACTTCTGAGAAGAAAGAGATGCTACCAGCATGTCTGAAGCCCCAATGATACCAAAATAATCTACACTCTCTGTAAGACTTGTTTGATGACTAAGTCCAGAGATGACATTGTGTAAGATGCTCTGTAAGTACCGACTAAGCTATGTGGGCAGTGaacttctcattttttaatagcaTTTCATATTGCAGGCTCAGTAAAAGGCTAATGCTATTGATTTGGTTGGTGGCCCTAAGATAAAATAGGTCCCATATTGGCTCAGATTAACTTCATGGTCTCCAATACAACCACAGAGAGTTTGAGTCAGCTTGTTAACTGAAAAGGCAAACTACACAACTAGATATCATGCAAGTAATTGCTATTATGAGACCTGAGGAAGGGAAACGCCTAGTTTTgagatgtttgtttttttcactctttgaaaatattaatcatCTCTTCACAAGTCTCTACCTGATATGACCCAGCTGTAGCATGCTGCCTGGAAAAACAGACAAGATTTCAACTGATATGGCCTAGCAAACATTCTTCTCATAGAGTAAAGGACATGACAGTATTTCTAGGGAGCAACAAGCATGAATGATGGGCAGAACACACTAAATCACCCATTGATTAGTAAAGCAGGCTGGATACCAGTTAACTgtgggaccttgggcaaatcactgtATTTCTGGACCTCAGAATTCTGTAGGAGTGAAGGGTCTCAATGGCCATTTccaatattaaaactttttcCTTCAAACCATATTTTTTCCATGATGTCAAAGAAAAGCATTAAGGAAGCagaatcttttttccatcctatAGAACTgctatttccttctctttggaGCCTGGATATATGAccttcaaaattttttctttgttgcattTTTGGTTATGATGTCTAAACCAAAAATTCTATTCAGTGACCATACTAGACAAAATCTGAATCATTCATTTAATACTAAATTTGCACAGCTCTAATTATCATGtcaaaaatagaaatcaaaactgATTGTTActcataaaatagaataaaatgttgTTATACAACTTTGTTATTTAGAGTTTATTACTTCACTGTCCACCTACACTTTGAAGCACATAACTTGTCTTCAGggattggtttctttgttttgcgATTTCTAGTCCACGATATGATGCTAAAGAAATCAGAGTGGTTTCTTCTCTCCTGAAACTGCCATCCCTTCCAAAACCTGTTGATCACTAGGCATAAAATCTCTATTAAACTTAAAACAGTTGGGATCTTTATCTACAGATATACTTTCCAGGTTATCTGTTAAAACAGTCCCTCCATTTACTGCTAAAAAGAGTCTGCAAACAGAGAAGACATTTGCTTCTCAAAGCTCATGAACCTCATCATGAAATAAAAGCCCTTTGTTGTTTTAGGTCTTTGGAGAGGGGTTAGTGGACTAACTAAGTACCTAGAGATGGTTCCCCTGGAATCTCTGCAGCTGGACACATTCCTGTTTGGCACTGAGGCTTGCATATCTTAATAGCAATGTTATAAACATGTAAAACTATGAGTAATCCACCAGTTCACTTGTAACTaatgaaattaaacaaatttGTTACTTTTAACGTGTGTTTGTCatctataacattttaaaatagctCATCTTGGTAAAAAATGTGTTAAGTTGAGTAACTGAACTAATACTTTGGAAATAGAGTCCTACAAAAATGACTTCAAcaga
This genomic stretch from Tamandua tetradactyla isolate mTamTet1 chromosome 12, mTamTet1.pri, whole genome shotgun sequence harbors:
- the TSHR gene encoding thyrotropin receptor, with product MRLSPLLQLALLLALPRSLRGRGCHSPPCECHQEDDFRVTCKDVHHIPRLPPNTQTLKLTETHLKIIPSYAFSNLPNISRIYLSIDATLQRLESYSFYNLSKMTHIEIRNTRSLSYIDHDALRELPLLKFLGIFNTGLRVFPDLTNVYSTDVFFILEIMDNPYMTSIPMNAFQGLCNETMTLKLYNNGFASIQGHAFNGTKLDAVYLNKNKHLTVIDKDAFGGVYNGPTLLDVSYTSVSALPSKGLEHLKELIARNTWTLKKLPLSLSFLHLTRADLSYPSHCCAFKNQKKIRGILESLMCNKSSIRSLRHRKSVTALNGPFYQDYGEEPGDSSVGDKENSKFQDTHSNSHYYIFFEEQEDEIIGFGQELKNPQEETLQAFDSHYDYTVCGSSEDMVCTPKSDEFNPCEDIMGYKFLRIVVWFVSLLALLGNVFVLLILLTSHYKLTVPRFLMCNLAFADFCMGMYLLLIASVDLYTHSEYYNHAIDWQTGPGCNTAGFFTVFASELSVYTLTVITLERWHAITFAMRLDRKIRLRHAYAIMVGGWVSCFLLALLPVVGISSYAKVSICLPMDTETPLALAYIVLVLLLNIIAFIIVCCCYVKIYITVRNPQYNPGDKDTKIAKRMAVLIFTDFMCMAPISFYALSALLNKPLITVSNSKILLVLFYPLNSCANPFLYAIFTKAFQRDMFILLSKFGFCKRQAQAYRGQRASPKNSTGGQGQKVSQDMRQHLPNMQDNYELLENSHLTPRKKGHISEGYKQTVL